The following coding sequences lie in one Rhodohalobacter barkolensis genomic window:
- a CDS encoding ParA family protein — protein MRKIAFTNQKGGVGKTTTTINTGAGLSNLGYKVLLVDMDPQANLTFSLKLHSNRIDKNIYHVLKDGAQVSDVIIKHNSFDILPSSIELSGAEMELVNVPAREMLLKDALDEVDDKYDFVLLDCPPNLGILTLNAFTAADELVIVLQSEYLALHGLSKLMDVIQIVQKRLNKNLKVEGILCTLYDNRKNLNREVVGHIRDYFGSKVFNTVIRDNVALAEAPSHHKTIFEYDRESNGAKDYQMLAKEIRNGH, from the coding sequence ATGAGGAAAATTGCTTTTACAAATCAGAAGGGAGGGGTTGGGAAAACCACTACTACGATTAATACAGGAGCCGGATTAAGTAATCTGGGCTATAAAGTACTTTTAGTGGATATGGACCCTCAGGCCAACCTGACCTTCTCGCTGAAATTGCATTCCAATCGGATTGATAAGAATATCTATCATGTGCTTAAGGATGGCGCTCAAGTTTCTGATGTTATCATAAAACACAACTCCTTTGATATTCTTCCTTCATCTATTGAGTTATCCGGTGCTGAAATGGAACTTGTAAATGTTCCGGCACGGGAAATGCTGTTAAAAGATGCCCTGGATGAGGTGGACGACAAATACGATTTTGTGCTGCTCGACTGTCCGCCAAACCTTGGAATACTAACCCTGAATGCATTTACAGCTGCCGACGAGTTGGTTATTGTGCTTCAGTCAGAATATCTGGCACTACACGGCTTGTCTAAGTTGATGGATGTGATACAAATTGTTCAAAAACGGTTAAATAAGAACCTCAAAGTTGAGGGGATTCTCTGCACGTTGTATGATAATCGCAAGAACCTGAACCGGGAAGTAGTAGGACATATCCGGGATTATTTTGGATCAAAAGTATTTAATACCGTTATTAGAGATAACGTTGCTTTAGCAGAAGCACCCAGTCATCACAAAACAATATTTGAGTATGACAGAGAAAGTAACGGTGCTAAAGACTATCAAATGCTTGCGAAAGAAATCAGAAACGGCCACTAA